The proteins below come from a single Actinomycetota bacterium genomic window:
- a CDS encoding YraN family protein: MVVASMCGSSALNAYGSGGSSKGMRPPRDRFVPATAFTVQSCRCAPPIHGDRRPRARVPAQCGASAAHAAVHDRGMTREPAHPDHALGAAGEDAAARWLIRRGWRVLARGWRAAGGEIDIVAERRGVVAACEVKTRTSVHPHAPPISHAQRMRLARAAQAWQARHPAYAGHALRPDLIIVVPDGPIWRITRIEDITPDGSTRRA, translated from the coding sequence ATGGTGGTGGCGTCGATGTGCGGCTCGAGCGCGTTGAACGCGTACGGGAGCGGCGGGAGCTCGAAGGGCATGCGGCCTCCTCGGGATCGGTTCGTTCCGGCTACTGCCTTCACCGTGCAGTCTTGCCGATGCGCGCCGCCGATACACGGAGATCGGCGCCCTCGCGCGCGCGTTCCGGCGCAATGCGGCGCGTCCGCGGCGCACGCCGCGGTGCACGATCGGGGCATGACCCGCGAGCCCGCGCACCCCGATCACGCCCTGGGCGCAGCCGGCGAGGACGCCGCGGCGCGGTGGCTGATCCGCCGCGGCTGGCGGGTGCTGGCGCGCGGATGGCGCGCGGCGGGCGGCGAGATCGACATCGTGGCCGAGCGACGGGGAGTCGTGGCGGCCTGCGAGGTGAAGACCCGCACCAGCGTGCATCCCCACGCCCCACCGATCAGCCATGCGCAGCGCATGCGCCTGGCGCGGGCAGCCCAGGCGTGGCAGGCGCGCCATCCGGCGTACGCCGGGCATGCGCTGCGCCCCGACCTGATCATCGTCGTGCCCGATGGCCCCATCTGGCGCATCACGCGCATCGAGGACATCACGCCGGACGGCTCTACTCGAAGAGCGTGA
- a CDS encoding superoxide dismutase has product MPFELPPLPYAFNALEPHIDATTMEIHHDRHHKAYVDNANAALAGTAWEDSSVEDVLTSLDQIPEAIRMAVRNNAGGHYNHSLFWEIMGPDGGGAPGGALGAAIDSAFGSLDDLKATVNDAGVKRFGSGWTWLVVSGGALEVMSTPNQDTPLSDGKAPVLGIDVWEHAYYLEYQNKRPAYLEAWWNVVNWDAVAARYDAAT; this is encoded by the coding sequence ATGCCCTTCGAGCTCCCGCCGCTCCCGTACGCGTTCAACGCGCTCGAGCCGCACATCGACGCCACCACCATGGAGATCCACCACGACCGCCACCACAAGGCGTACGTGGACAACGCCAACGCGGCGCTCGCCGGCACCGCGTGGGAGGACTCCAGCGTGGAGGACGTGCTCACGAGCCTCGACCAGATTCCCGAGGCCATCCGCATGGCCGTGCGCAACAACGCCGGCGGCCACTACAACCACTCGCTCTTCTGGGAGATCATGGGCCCCGACGGGGGCGGTGCTCCCGGCGGCGCGCTGGGCGCGGCCATCGACTCCGCGTTCGGATCGCTCGACGACCTCAAGGCGACGGTGAACGACGCCGGGGTCAAGCGCTTCGGATCGGGCTGGACGTGGCTGGTGGTGTCGGGCGGCGCCCTCGAGGTGATGTCCACGCCCAACCAGGACACCCCGCTGTCCGACGGCAAGGCCCCGGTGCTGGGCATCGATGTGTGGGAGCACGCGTACTACCTCGAGTACCAGAACAAGCGCCCGGCGTACCTCGAGGCGTGGTGGAACGTGGTGAACTGGGACGCCGTGGCGGCCCGGTACGACGCCGCCACCTGA
- a CDS encoding signal recognition particle protein encodes MFDALTDKLQGVFSGLKGRGKLTEADIDKAMRAIRLSLLEADVSLPVVKQLTTAIKERATGDEVMSSITPDQQVVKIVSEELTRLMGGTNVSLAMSPNPPTVILMAGLQGSGKTTHTAKLARMLAGEGRSPLMVACDVRRPAAMEQLAVLGEQIEVPVHREDGATDPVKVAKAGIAAAKRAGRDVVLVDTAGRLSIDAEMMDELVAIRDAVKPTSVILVVDAMTGQTAVDVAVAFQEAVQFDGVILSKLDGDARGGAALSVRAVTGKPILFVGTGEKVDALEAFHPDRMASRILGMGDVLGLIEKAQQNVDADDAKRIEEKMRGGNLTLDDFLDQLREVRKMGPIGQLMGMIPGLGQQAKMKDVEIDERRIDRVEAIISSMTLSERSRPDIINGSRRRRIAGGSGTTVQEVNQLLAQFKQMQKLMKRMGKGGLPPMLGA; translated from the coding sequence GTGTTCGACGCACTCACCGACAAGCTGCAGGGGGTCTTCTCGGGCCTGAAGGGCCGGGGCAAGCTCACCGAGGCCGACATCGACAAGGCCATGCGCGCCATCCGCCTGTCGCTGCTCGAGGCCGATGTCAGCCTGCCTGTGGTGAAGCAGCTCACCACCGCGATCAAGGAGCGGGCGACCGGCGACGAGGTGATGTCGTCGATCACGCCTGACCAGCAGGTGGTGAAGATCGTGAGCGAGGAGCTCACGCGCCTGATGGGCGGCACCAACGTGAGCCTGGCGATGTCGCCGAACCCGCCCACGGTAATCCTCATGGCGGGCCTGCAGGGATCGGGCAAGACCACCCACACGGCCAAGCTGGCGCGCATGCTCGCGGGCGAGGGCCGGTCGCCGCTCATGGTGGCCTGCGACGTGCGCCGCCCCGCGGCCATGGAGCAGCTCGCCGTGCTGGGCGAGCAGATCGAGGTCCCGGTGCACCGCGAGGACGGCGCCACCGACCCGGTGAAGGTGGCCAAGGCCGGCATCGCCGCCGCCAAGCGCGCGGGGCGCGACGTGGTGCTGGTGGACACCGCCGGTCGCCTCAGCATCGACGCCGAGATGATGGACGAGCTGGTTGCCATCCGCGACGCGGTGAAGCCCACGTCGGTGATCCTCGTGGTGGATGCCATGACCGGCCAGACGGCCGTGGATGTCGCCGTGGCGTTCCAGGAGGCGGTGCAGTTCGACGGGGTGATCCTCAGCAAGCTCGACGGCGACGCCCGCGGCGGCGCCGCTCTCTCGGTGCGCGCGGTCACCGGCAAGCCCATCCTGTTCGTGGGCACCGGCGAGAAGGTGGACGCCCTCGAGGCGTTCCACCCCGACCGCATGGCATCGCGCATCCTCGGCATGGGCGACGTGCTGGGCCTCATCGAGAAGGCCCAGCAGAACGTCGACGCCGACGATGCCAAGCGCATCGAGGAGAAGATGCGCGGGGGCAACCTGACCCTCGACGATTTCCTCGATCAGTTGCGCGAAGTGCGGAAGATGGGCCCCATCGGGCAGTTGATGGGCATGATTCCCGGGCTCGGGCAGCAGGCCAAGATGAAGGACGTCGAGATCGACGAGCGGCGCATCGACCGCGTCGAGGCCATCATCAGCAGCATGACCTTGTCCGAGCGCAGCCGGCCCGACATCATCAATGGAAGCCGGCGGCGGCGTATCGCAGGGGGAAGTGGCACCACGGTCCAGGAGGTCAACCAGCTCCTGGCGCAGTTCAAGCAGATGCAGAAGCTTATGAAGCGCATGGGTAAGGGCGGCCTGCCGCCCATGCTCGGCGCCTGA
- a CDS encoding KH domain-containing protein, giving the protein MSDEHATEMVARFARAMVEHPEEVSAVLGEDRGEPCVDLFVAEADRGQVIGRGGRGAHALRILLRAATGPRSAGGLGLRIVD; this is encoded by the coding sequence GTGAGCGACGAGCACGCCACCGAGATGGTCGCCCGCTTCGCGCGGGCGATGGTGGAGCACCCCGAGGAGGTCTCGGCCGTGCTCGGGGAGGACCGCGGCGAGCCGTGCGTGGACCTCTTCGTGGCCGAGGCCGACCGCGGCCAGGTGATCGGCCGCGGCGGGCGCGGCGCCCATGCGCTGCGCATCCTGCTGCGGGCCGCGACCGGGCCCCGCAGCGCCGGTGGCCTCGGTCTCAGGATCGTCGACTAG
- a CDS encoding ribonuclease HII, giving the protein MLAHDLALGHPLVAGADEAGRGCLAGPIVAAAVCFDLPALGPDAMSDLAALNDSKRVTARRRAALVGLVMRHARQVVVVSASARAIDADGLHATNRRVLREAIAAISPAPGVALVDGFDLGPDAPPHRKLVKGDATSAAVAAASVIAKESRDRLMRGPAAAAYPGYGFEGHVGYITAAHTEAVQRLGPCPLHRRSFRSSAYGDDDLTLFE; this is encoded by the coding sequence CTGCTGGCACACGACCTGGCATTGGGGCACCCGCTCGTGGCGGGCGCCGACGAGGCCGGCCGCGGGTGCCTGGCGGGCCCCATCGTGGCCGCCGCCGTGTGCTTCGACCTGCCGGCGCTCGGCCCCGACGCCATGAGCGACCTCGCGGCCCTGAATGACTCCAAGCGCGTCACCGCGCGTCGCCGCGCGGCGCTGGTGGGGCTGGTGATGCGCCATGCCCGCCAGGTAGTGGTGGTGTCGGCAAGCGCGCGCGCCATCGACGCCGATGGCCTGCACGCCACCAACAGGCGCGTCCTGCGCGAGGCCATCGCGGCGATCTCGCCCGCGCCGGGAGTGGCGCTGGTCGATGGCTTCGACCTCGGCCCCGACGCGCCCCCGCACCGCAAGCTCGTGAAGGGCGATGCCACCAGCGCCGCCGTGGCGGCGGCGTCGGTGATCGCCAAGGAGTCGCGCGATCGCCTCATGCGCGGGCCTGCCGCCGCCGCGTACCCCGGATACGGGTTCGAGGGGCACGTGGGCTACATCACCGCCGCGCACACCGAGGCCGTGCAGCGCCTCGGGCCCTGCCCGCTTCACCGCCGGTCGTTCCGCTCGAGCGCCTACGGGGACGACGACCTCACGCTCTTCGAGTAG
- the rpsP gene encoding 30S ribosomal protein S16, whose translation MVKIRLARVGSKKNPIYRVVVSDSRSPRDGRNIETIGRYNPQTDPSIVEVDLARADHWIGNGAQPTPAVRKLISIVRERG comes from the coding sequence GTGGTCAAGATCCGCCTCGCCCGCGTGGGCAGCAAGAAGAATCCGATCTACCGCGTCGTCGTAAGCGACTCGCGCTCGCCGCGCGATGGCCGCAACATCGAGACCATCGGCCGGTACAACCCGCAGACCGACCCCTCAATCGTGGAGGTCGACCTCGCGCGGGCCGATCACTGGATCGGCAACGGCGCGCAGCCGACGCCGGCGGTGAGGAAGCTCATCTCGATCGTCCGCGAGCGCGGGTGA
- the dprA gene encoding DNA-protecting protein DprA, translating into MSHALSRDLQRAARVAGGPDILWGAGGPQMAAWLRADGDLTKKAGAARAAFRADRAREALIRRGIAHVPITDASYPARLRRIFDPPFGLFGVGQVPGALAALDAGPAIAIVGSRRPTAAGRRMASALAADLAARGAVIVSGLARGIDAAAHEGALEAGGITVAVLGSAVDRIHPRRHVGLADRIQRDGAVVSEYWPGTEPMPWRFPARNRIIAGLGDAAVVVEAASRSGALITADFAMENGSPVLAVPGWPGSALSAGCNALIRAGAALCEAADDVVAEVPGGAWADAPVAPSSTGACALVLSVVQREPAGVDRIAGEAGIGQAGGAGALAALEMDGLVARGQGGVFRAVPGRGRGGGL; encoded by the coding sequence ATGTCCCACGCGCTCTCACGCGACCTTCAGCGGGCCGCGCGAGTGGCGGGAGGGCCGGACATCCTGTGGGGCGCCGGAGGGCCCCAGATGGCCGCATGGCTGCGCGCAGACGGTGATCTCACCAAGAAGGCCGGTGCGGCCCGGGCGGCGTTCCGGGCTGATCGCGCGCGCGAGGCCCTCATCCGGCGGGGCATCGCGCACGTTCCCATCACCGACGCGTCGTACCCGGCGCGGTTGCGGCGCATCTTCGACCCTCCGTTCGGGCTGTTCGGCGTCGGGCAGGTGCCGGGTGCGCTCGCCGCCCTCGATGCCGGACCGGCCATCGCGATCGTGGGTTCGCGCCGGCCCACCGCCGCCGGACGCAGGATGGCCTCAGCACTCGCGGCAGATCTGGCCGCGCGCGGCGCGGTGATCGTCAGCGGGCTGGCACGGGGAATCGACGCCGCCGCGCACGAGGGCGCGCTCGAGGCGGGCGGCATCACGGTGGCAGTGCTGGGCTCGGCCGTCGACCGCATCCATCCACGGCGCCACGTCGGGCTGGCCGATCGCATCCAGCGCGACGGGGCGGTGGTGAGCGAGTACTGGCCGGGCACCGAGCCCATGCCGTGGCGGTTCCCCGCCCGCAATCGCATCATCGCGGGCCTGGGGGACGCCGCGGTGGTGGTCGAGGCCGCCTCGCGCTCGGGCGCGCTCATCACCGCGGACTTCGCCATGGAGAACGGCAGCCCGGTGCTCGCGGTCCCCGGCTGGCCGGGGTCGGCGCTGTCGGCGGGGTGCAATGCGCTCATCCGGGCGGGCGCGGCGCTGTGCGAGGCGGCCGACGACGTGGTGGCCGAGGTGCCCGGGGGCGCGTGGGCCGATGCGCCCGTGGCGCCGTCGAGCACCGGGGCCTGCGCGCTGGTGCTGTCGGTGGTGCAACGCGAGCCCGCGGGCGTGGACCGCATCGCGGGCGAGGCGGGAATCGGGCAGGCCGGGGGGGCGGGGGCGCTGGCGGCGCTCGAGATGGACGGCCTGGTGGCGCGCGGGCAGGGCGGGGTGTTCCGGGCCGTGCCCGGGAGGGGGCGCGGGGGTGGGCTCTGA
- a CDS encoding 50S ribosomal protein L19, whose amino-acid sequence MTVIETLERMQLREDHPDFRPGDTVRVHFQVIEGQRRRVQVFEGTVIKRQGASARETFTVRKQSFGVGVERTFPLHSPKIEKIERTLEGDVRRAKLYYLRDRVGKKARVREKATWMSQRQDAAVVEAGLETPVTEVEEIVEAEEVVGIPGAVVEQAAVEVDEVEVVEVVVEESADEPVAEAAEDSEAAEEETSSKD is encoded by the coding sequence ATGACCGTCATCGAGACCCTTGAGCGCATGCAGTTGCGCGAGGACCACCCGGACTTCCGTCCGGGGGACACCGTGCGCGTGCACTTCCAGGTGATCGAGGGCCAGCGCCGCCGCGTGCAGGTGTTCGAGGGCACGGTCATCAAGCGCCAGGGCGCCTCGGCCCGCGAGACCTTCACGGTGCGCAAGCAGAGCTTCGGCGTGGGCGTGGAGCGCACGTTCCCGCTCCACTCGCCGAAGATCGAGAAGATCGAGCGCACCCTCGAGGGTGACGTCCGCCGCGCCAAGCTCTACTACCTGCGCGACCGCGTGGGCAAGAAGGCCCGCGTGCGCGAGAAGGCCACCTGGATGTCCCAGCGCCAGGACGCCGCCGTGGTGGAGGCCGGGCTCGAGACCCCGGTCACCGAGGTGGAGGAGATCGTGGAGGCCGAGGAGGTCGTCGGGATCCCCGGGGCCGTTGTGGAGCAGGCCGCCGTCGAGGTGGACGAGGTCGAGGTGGTCGAGGTCGTGGTGGAGGAGTCCGCCGACGAGCCAGTGGCCGAGGCCGCGGAAGATTCCGAGGCCGCCGAGGAGGAGACCTCCTCCAAGGACTGA
- the rimM gene encoding 16S rRNA processing protein RimM codes for MRCASCCGPRPGPAAPVASVSGSSTSLMPDAGERVAIARLGRPHGVRGAITAHADGPTLGTLGPGDAVVVRVQGHDRPLVLVDRRGEAPRAIVSFEGVDDRDAAAALTGGSMMVDPSRLPAPDDPDTFYVRDLIGFEVRCGDRLVGTVRDVQPGPANDALAVVTPGGEVLLPFTADAVTGVDRGDRCITLREDLL; via the coding sequence ATGCGCTGCGCATCCTGCTGCGGGCCGCGACCGGGCCCCGCAGCGCCGGTGGCCTCGGTCTCAGGATCGTCGACTAGCCTCATGCCGGACGCGGGCGAGCGGGTCGCCATCGCGCGGCTGGGTCGCCCGCACGGGGTGCGGGGGGCCATCACGGCCCATGCCGATGGACCGACCTTGGGCACCCTCGGTCCCGGCGACGCCGTGGTCGTGCGCGTGCAGGGCCACGACCGCCCATTGGTGCTGGTGGACAGGCGCGGCGAGGCGCCCAGGGCCATCGTGTCGTTCGAGGGCGTGGACGACCGCGACGCCGCGGCAGCCCTGACCGGTGGGAGCATGATGGTTGATCCCTCGCGCCTGCCCGCCCCGGATGACCCCGACACCTTCTACGTGCGCGATCTCATCGGGTTCGAGGTGCGGTGCGGCGACCGGTTGGTGGGAACCGTGCGCGACGTCCAGCCCGGGCCGGCCAACGACGCCCTGGCGGTGGTGACTCCCGGGGGGGAGGTCCTGTTGCCGTTCACGGCCGATGCCGTCACCGGGGTGGATCGCGGCGACCGTTGCATCACCCTGCGCGAGGACCTGTTGTGA
- the trmD gene encoding tRNA (guanosine(37)-N1)-methyltransferase TrmD, producing MHHPARGPVVKVDVLTLFPEWFDWLRRPRHLANAAAVSGLDIRCFNPRDHTPLGQGQVDDAPYGGGPGMVLRVDVMAAAMEAVYAVPAEQVKDARRVVVLSPRGRPFDDAVARELAALPALTLLCGRYEGFDERVHRHLANDCISLGPFVLAGGEVAAMAIIDALARRLPGALGNHESLDRESFSPGMAGRVEHPHYTRPAEFRGWGVPPVLLSGDHAAIEEWRRSQARPAPGAGSVLSSPPLSSQEDTPA from the coding sequence TTGCATCACCCTGCGCGAGGACCTGTTGTGAAGGTCGACGTGCTCACGCTGTTCCCGGAGTGGTTCGACTGGCTTCGCCGGCCGCGGCACCTGGCCAATGCAGCGGCGGTGAGCGGGCTCGACATCCGCTGCTTCAACCCGCGCGATCACACTCCGCTGGGGCAGGGGCAGGTGGATGACGCCCCGTACGGCGGCGGCCCGGGCATGGTGCTTCGCGTGGACGTCATGGCCGCGGCCATGGAGGCCGTCTACGCCGTGCCCGCCGAGCAGGTGAAGGATGCGCGCCGCGTGGTCGTGCTCTCGCCGCGCGGGCGCCCGTTCGACGATGCCGTGGCCCGCGAGCTCGCCGCCCTTCCCGCCCTCACCCTGCTGTGCGGGCGCTACGAGGGCTTCGACGAGCGTGTGCACCGGCACCTGGCCAACGACTGCATCAGCCTTGGGCCGTTCGTGCTTGCCGGTGGCGAGGTGGCCGCCATGGCCATCATCGACGCCCTTGCGCGCCGGCTCCCCGGTGCTCTCGGCAACCACGAGAGCCTCGACCGGGAGTCGTTCTCGCCCGGCATGGCGGGGCGGGTGGAGCACCCGCACTACACGCGGCCGGCGGAGTTCCGGGGGTGGGGAGTGCCCCCCGTGCTGCTGTCCGGCGACCACGCCGCCATCGAGGAATGGCGCCGATCGCAGGCCCGGCCCGCACCCGGCGCCGGGTCGGTGCTATCCTCGCCGCCGCTTTCATCCCAGGAGGACACCCCGGCATGA
- the ftsY gene encoding signal recognition particle-docking protein FtsY, whose protein sequence is MTDGAPDGGLGAFAELFGLAAPEAEDDHPGPARRGLFRRLREGITSSQSQAISPQLAGIYRSKMVTDELWQDLEEALIMADCGMAATNEIVDALREQGVEGRITSGESLGSALTAEITGRLASEPARIALGDAPTVILVVGVNGSGKTTTIGKLANRLTELGQKVVIGAADTFRAAAVEQLSVWADRAGVDIVKQGQGADPGAVAFDAVAAGRARGADVVIIDTAGRLQTQHNLMEELRKVHGVTGKAMDGAPHHVLLVIDSTTGQNGLSQAQLFSESVPVTGLVLTKFDGVARGGIVLAIGRELGIPVVLMGVGEGIDDLQPFDAQAFAEAIFSPGSVGDA, encoded by the coding sequence GCCTCGGCGCGTTCGCCGAGCTGTTCGGGCTGGCCGCGCCGGAGGCCGAGGACGACCACCCCGGCCCCGCGCGACGTGGCCTTTTCCGCCGCCTGCGCGAGGGCATCACATCGAGCCAGTCGCAGGCCATCTCGCCGCAGCTCGCGGGTATCTACCGGTCGAAGATGGTCACCGACGAACTCTGGCAGGACCTGGAGGAGGCGCTGATCATGGCCGACTGCGGCATGGCGGCCACCAACGAGATCGTGGATGCCCTGCGCGAGCAGGGCGTCGAGGGGCGCATCACCTCCGGTGAGTCGCTGGGCAGCGCCCTCACCGCCGAGATCACCGGGCGGCTGGCATCGGAGCCCGCGCGCATCGCCCTCGGCGACGCGCCCACCGTCATCCTGGTGGTCGGCGTCAATGGCAGCGGCAAGACCACCACGATCGGCAAGCTCGCCAACCGGCTCACCGAGCTCGGGCAGAAGGTGGTGATCGGCGCGGCCGACACCTTCCGCGCGGCGGCCGTGGAGCAGCTCTCGGTGTGGGCCGATCGTGCCGGGGTGGACATCGTCAAGCAGGGGCAGGGGGCCGACCCCGGTGCCGTGGCGTTCGACGCCGTCGCCGCCGGCCGGGCCCGCGGGGCCGACGTGGTGATCATCGACACGGCGGGCCGCCTTCAGACCCAGCACAACCTCATGGAGGAGCTGCGTAAGGTGCACGGGGTCACGGGCAAGGCGATGGACGGCGCCCCGCACCACGTGCTGCTGGTCATCGATTCCACCACGGGCCAGAACGGCCTCTCGCAGGCCCAGCTGTTCTCGGAGTCGGTGCCGGTGACCGGCCTGGTGCTCACGAAGTTCGACGGCGTGGCGCGCGGCGGCATCGTGCTGGCCATCGGGCGCGAGCTGGGGATCCCGGTGGTGCTGATGGGCGTGGGGGAGGGCATCGACGACCTGCAGCCCTTCGACGCACAGGCCTTCGCCGAGGCCATCTTCTCGCCCGGCTCGGTCGGGGACGCCTAG
- a CDS encoding YifB family Mg chelatase-like AAA ATPase, with protein MVARMVSPALLGLDTATVEVEVDLRPGLPGFSVVGLPDAAVQEARERVRSGLVNQAFDLPALRIVANLAPADLRKAGPQYDLPIALAVLSGSGQLRPGALAGTGAIGELALDGALRPVAGALVMAEHAARRGWRQLVVPEANAAEAALVPGIRVLGARGLRHAVDVLEHRCEPLPVDVDADALLGACTPEAGGDLAEVRGQGDARRALEIAAAGGHSLLMIGPPGGGKTMLARRLPGIMPRLRLHEAIAITRVHSVAGLLCDGEALVTQRPFRAPHHTISAPGLVGGGRVPRPGEITLAHLGVLFLDEVCAFSPVAIDALRQPLEEGRIDITRASGSARFPAEPLLVCAGNPCPCGHAGDPARACTCAPAAADAYRARVSGPVADRIDLRVDLPRLDRDEMLDDAAAGEPSAAVRDRVERARRAQDARGQRVPNARLGAASAREAAAMDRAARSLLGTAIDRLALTARGCDRVIRVARTVADLGGSDRVMPDHLAEALRYRSAGGMA; from the coding sequence ATGGTCGCCCGCATGGTCAGCCCGGCCCTCCTCGGGCTCGACACCGCCACCGTCGAGGTGGAGGTCGACCTGCGCCCGGGGCTCCCGGGCTTCAGCGTGGTGGGCCTGCCCGACGCCGCGGTGCAGGAGGCCCGGGAGCGCGTGCGATCGGGCCTGGTCAACCAGGCCTTCGATCTTCCGGCGCTGCGCATCGTCGCCAACCTGGCGCCCGCCGACCTGAGGAAGGCCGGGCCGCAGTACGACCTTCCCATCGCGCTGGCGGTGCTCTCGGGGTCGGGCCAGCTGCGCCCCGGGGCGCTTGCCGGCACGGGGGCCATCGGCGAGCTGGCGCTCGATGGCGCGCTGCGGCCGGTTGCCGGGGCGCTCGTGATGGCCGAGCACGCCGCGCGGCGCGGCTGGCGGCAGCTGGTGGTGCCCGAGGCCAACGCGGCCGAGGCGGCGCTGGTGCCGGGAATCCGCGTGCTCGGCGCGCGCGGGTTGCGCCACGCGGTCGACGTGCTCGAGCACCGGTGCGAACCCCTCCCCGTCGATGTCGATGCCGATGCCCTGCTCGGGGCGTGCACCCCCGAGGCCGGCGGCGACCTGGCAGAGGTGCGGGGGCAGGGGGATGCCCGTCGCGCGCTCGAGATCGCCGCCGCCGGGGGCCATTCGCTGCTCATGATCGGCCCGCCGGGCGGTGGCAAGACCATGCTGGCGCGGCGCCTGCCCGGCATCATGCCGCGCCTGCGCCTGCACGAGGCCATCGCCATCACGCGCGTGCACTCGGTGGCCGGACTGCTGTGCGACGGTGAGGCGCTGGTCACCCAGCGCCCATTCCGGGCCCCGCACCACACCATCTCGGCACCGGGGCTGGTGGGCGGCGGCAGGGTGCCACGGCCGGGGGAGATCACGCTCGCGCACCTCGGGGTGCTGTTCCTCGATGAGGTCTGTGCGTTCTCGCCAGTGGCCATCGACGCCCTGCGCCAACCGCTCGAGGAGGGCCGCATCGACATCACGCGCGCATCGGGCAGCGCCCGCTTCCCGGCCGAGCCGCTGCTCGTGTGCGCCGGCAACCCATGCCCCTGCGGCCATGCCGGGGACCCGGCGCGCGCATGCACGTGCGCGCCCGCCGCGGCCGACGCGTACCGGGCGCGGGTGTCCGGGCCGGTCGCCGATCGGATCGACCTGCGGGTGGACCTGCCGCGGCTCGATCGCGACGAGATGCTCGACGACGCCGCGGCGGGGGAGCCCAGCGCGGCGGTTCGCGACCGGGTGGAGCGGGCACGCCGGGCCCAGGACGCCCGCGGCCAGCGCGTGCCCAATGCCCGCCTCGGTGCGGCATCGGCTCGCGAGGCGGCGGCGATGGACCGCGCGGCGCGGTCTTTGCTCGGCACCGCCATCGACCGGCTGGCGCTCACCGCGCGCGGGTGCGACCGGGTCATCCGGGTGGCCCGCACGGTGGCCGATCTCGGGGGTAGCGATCGCGTGATGCCCGATCACCTGGCCGAGGCCCTGCGCTATCGCAGCGCCGGGGGCATGGCGTGA